In the genome of uncultured Sphaerochaeta sp., the window GGCGGGAGCACTGGGCGTGTACCTGAAAAGCTATGGGAAGATTGACGCATCGCATGCGTGTGTAATCAGGCAAGAGGACAGCAGGGGAAGGTTCGGGTTCATCCATGTCCAAATGGATGGGGATGTGCCCACCATCACCGGATCTGCTGTCACCGTATATGAGGGGTGTATGGACTGGTAACGAGGAGGCACCATATGAGCGAGGAGAGCCGGTATGCCAATGGACAGGTGGAGATGATGCAGTCAGGAAACATTCTCACCCATTACTACAAGAGCGGCATCGTGAAAAGCCAAGGTCCCCTGAAAGAGAATCTGATGGATGGCCAATGGCACTTCTATCGGGAAAACGGCATGGTCCACCAGGTGGGCACCTACAAGAAGGGGGTGAAGGATGGGCCATGGGTCCGCTACAACAAGGCGGGAGCCTTGGAGTATGAGGCCCTGTTTGAGGAGGGGAAGGAAGTCTCTAAACGGCTGTACCACTGAGTCCTGAAGCTTTCAAATCCACCAAGCGGTGGTATACTGTCAACAGCACACATGTCGGCCAATACGGTCGGCCAAAGGAGCGTACGATGAAACGAAACGGATTGAAGCGACCAGTTCTGTTCATGCTGGTTCTGTGCCTCATCGCGAGCTTTACGTTAGCACAACCAATGATGGAAGTGCCGAGTACGGAAAAGCTTGTCATCCTGGCAACCACGGACCTTCATGGAAATGTCTGGGGGTTCAGCTATGAGAACGACAAGGATACGACCAACACCGGCATGGCCAGGATCGCATCCTATGTCGAGGAAGTTCGCAAGCAGGAACCGTATGTGGTCTTGGTGGACAATGGGGATACCATCCAAGGCAACATCATGACCGATGACCTGTACAACAAACGCGAAGGCGAACATCCGGTCATGCGGGCAATGAACCTGCTCGGCTATGATAGCATGACGCTGGGGAATCATGAGTTCAACTTCGGGGAAAATCTGATCAAGCGGATCCAGACCCTGGCGAATTTCCCGATTCTTTCGGCCAACCTTGCCCGCGTCGACGGAACCATGGCCGCGGTGCCGTATACCATCATCGAACGTGGTGGACTGAAGATCGGTATCATCGGATTGACCAATCCGAACGCACCGCGTTGGGACGGGGAGAAAACCGACCCCTTCCTCTATGCTCCGGTAGGTCCGGCAGCAAGAAGGGTGGTGGACATCATCAAGGACAAGACGGACATCATCATCGTTGTCAGCCATGTCGGGCTCTATCCTGAGTATGACGAGGAAGGGGGCAGTGACGGGGCGAACAGCATTCTGTCCTTGTGCCCCGAAGTCGATGTGCTCATCGTCGGGCATGATCACAATGCCATCAAGGAGTTCGAAGGCACCACCGTCATCGGCGGGGCACGTAACCTTGGTCGTGAAGTCATTCGCATCGACCTGACGTTGGACAAGCAGAAGCAAGTCATAGACCGGAAGATCGAGCTGGTGGATATGGCAAACTACCAGCCGAGTGACCTGATCCGCAAGAATGCCTTCATTGCAGAAGCTCACAAGGCAACTCGTGATTTCATCAGTGGTGGAGCACCCACGGCAGATGGAAAGAGCAGCGGAGGCATTTTCGGCAAGGCTGCAGTGGACTTCCAGCCGAAGAACGAGATCGCCGGCATTCCGGAAGGAAAGCTCCGTGATACCGCAGTCATGGATCTGATCAATGACGTACAGCTGCTCAACAGCGGAGCCGATGTTTCTGCTGCCGCCCTCTTTGCCGATACCAGTGACATCAAGGCAGGGGATATCAACTACGGAACCATTTTCGGCATCTACAAGTACGACAACACGCTCTATCGCGTGAAGGTGACAGGCAAGGAGCTGAAATCCTACATGGAATGGTCGGCCGCCTGCTACAACCAGTGGGTGGAAGGGGATGTGTCGATCAGCTTCAATCCCGAGAAGCCCGGGTACCTGTATGATATGTTCAGTGGTGTCGACTATGAGATCGATCTCTCCAAGCCGGTGGGGCAGAGAATACGCAATGTGCGCTTCAAGGGCAAGCTGCTCTCAGACGAGCAGGAGCTGACCCTTGCGGTGAACAACTATCGCTACTCATCAGCCCTGAAAGCCCAGAAGCTTGTTGCTGGGACCAAGGAGTGGGAGAGCCCGAACTCGATCCGCGACATGTTGGTCGAGTACATCAAGAGCAAAGGTGTCATCCAGCCGAAGGTCGACAACAACTGGAAGATCGTAGGCGTCAACCTTGCAAGCCCGTATCGTGACCAATTGGTGAAGATGGTCAATGAGGGGAAGCTTGAAGTACCCTATGCCAAGGCTTTGAATGTCAACGAACTGAAAAAGCAAGGCGTCATCAAATAACTGCACATAAGAGGGGAGGTGGCAAAAGCCACCTCCTCTTGCTATTGGTCAGGATCCTGGAGATCCTTATTTCTGCGTTTTCGGACACTCTCGGTGAGCAGATACTCTATCTGCCCATTGATGGAACGGAAATCGTCTTCCGCCCATCGGGCAAGCTCTTCCCACAGTGATGACGACAGACGCAGCAATACTTGTTTCTTCGCCTTATCCTTTGCATCCATACGTCATCCCCTTTGCATCAATAGATTGATCCACTGTTTACGATCGGCTGGGCATCCCGGTTTCCGCAGAGCACCACCAGCAGATTGCTGACCATGGCCGCCTTGCGTTCCTCATCCAGCTCAACCACGTTGTTGCGGCTCAGCTGCTCAAGAGCCATTTCCACCATACCCACGGCCCCTTCCACAATCTTCTGCCTGGCGGCAATGATGGCGGAGGCTTGCTGGCGCTGGAGCATTGCTGCTGCAATTTCCGGGGCATAGGAGAGGTGGGTGATCCTGGCCTCCACAATCTCCAGACCTGCAACCTCAACCTTGCTCTGCAGTTCCTCCATCAGGTCATGCGCAACCTCGGTACTGCTTCCGCGCAAGGATTTTTCGTCGTCCTCCGAATCGTAGGGGAAGAGGCGTACCACGTTTCGAAGCGCTGAATCACACTGAATGGAGAGGTAGTCCACATAGTTGTCGACATTGAAGACAGCTTTTGCAGTATCGACAACCTTCCAGATCACCACAACCCCGATGATGATGGGATTGCCCAGTGCATCGTTGATCTTCTGCCTGTCATTGTTCAAGGTCATCGCTTTCAGGGATATCTTCTTCTTGGGAAGCTGGATGGAGTAGCTGGAGACAGCCTTCGCCCCGTCACTCTTTGCCTCTGTCTTCGGAGTCATGGTGGTGCCTTCGCTGGCAGTGGCAGGGTTGATGGCAGTGACAAACGGATTGAC includes:
- a CDS encoding 5'-nucleotidase C-terminal domain-containing protein, which codes for MKRNGLKRPVLFMLVLCLIASFTLAQPMMEVPSTEKLVILATTDLHGNVWGFSYENDKDTTNTGMARIASYVEEVRKQEPYVVLVDNGDTIQGNIMTDDLYNKREGEHPVMRAMNLLGYDSMTLGNHEFNFGENLIKRIQTLANFPILSANLARVDGTMAAVPYTIIERGGLKIGIIGLTNPNAPRWDGEKTDPFLYAPVGPAARRVVDIIKDKTDIIIVVSHVGLYPEYDEEGGSDGANSILSLCPEVDVLIVGHDHNAIKEFEGTTVIGGARNLGREVIRIDLTLDKQKQVIDRKIELVDMANYQPSDLIRKNAFIAEAHKATRDFISGGAPTADGKSSGGIFGKAAVDFQPKNEIAGIPEGKLRDTAVMDLINDVQLLNSGADVSAAALFADTSDIKAGDINYGTIFGIYKYDNTLYRVKVTGKELKSYMEWSAACYNQWVEGDVSISFNPEKPGYLYDMFSGVDYEIDLSKPVGQRIRNVRFKGKLLSDEQELTLAVNNYRYSSALKAQKLVAGTKEWESPNSIRDMLVEYIKSKGVIQPKVDNNWKIVGVNLASPYRDQLVKMVNEGKLEVPYAKALNVNELKKQGVIK
- a CDS encoding SPFH domain-containing protein, which translates into the protein MNDSVYSQEKVLNRKANGMAVLIMNSLLILLSIFFFVSAFAWDIPLVVRVLLLIVTAIYGFVVGPILFGGLKVIKPNEALVLTLFGKYYGTLKHDGFYFVNPFVTAINPATASEGTTMTPKTEAKSDGAKAVSSYSIQLPKKKISLKAMTLNNDRQKINDALGNPIIIGVVVIWKVVDTAKAVFNVDNYVDYLSIQCDSALRNVVRLFPYDSEDDEKSLRGSSTEVAHDLMEELQSKVEVAGLEIVEARITHLSYAPEIAAAMLQRQQASAIIAARQKIVEGAVGMVEMALEQLSRNNVVELDEERKAAMVSNLLVVLCGNRDAQPIVNSGSIY
- a CDS encoding Arc family DNA-binding protein; the encoded protein is MDAKDKAKKQVLLRLSSSLWEELARWAEDDFRSINGQIEYLLTESVRKRRNKDLQDPDQ